One region of Clostridiales bacterium genomic DNA includes:
- a CDS encoding IS110 family transposase: MIAVGIDISKAKSTVAVIDSDGTVLASPFTMAHTQLEMEAFVSYLKGLGEPTTILMEYTGHYHYPVLKKLQDEGFPVCIVNPYQMKKYGDVEIHKAKTDKKDALRIAAYALEKSYKLVPYSSMEQKYEDLKFLSRQYNQRISYVAKLKVQLIALLDQTMPGITRILPLNSRNPEKCALLLFIKRFKSFDEIQRIGKARFLASYDVLAKKASERSASSKGLSIYELAVDSITTRGEDPYIWLSQNQCVDLLSATQNAADEIISQMRNIAETIPEYKILRAMHGVGDRLGPIILAEIGDVHRFHSGKALNSYAGNDAPPYQSGQFESRNRHISKRGSSALRKACYEVMQALKLTKPQDDPVYLFMLKKEQEGKPFNVAKMAGVNKFLRIYYARAMELYK; the protein is encoded by the coding sequence ATGATTGCAGTTGGAATCGACATATCCAAAGCCAAAAGCACCGTTGCGGTGATTGATTCAGACGGTACAGTTCTGGCAAGTCCATTCACAATGGCTCATACGCAGCTGGAGATGGAAGCTTTCGTGTCCTATCTGAAGGGACTTGGAGAACCCACGACCATCCTCATGGAGTACACTGGCCACTACCATTATCCGGTGCTCAAGAAGCTTCAAGACGAGGGATTTCCCGTTTGCATTGTCAATCCATATCAGATGAAAAAATACGGGGATGTCGAGATTCATAAGGCGAAGACGGACAAGAAGGACGCACTTCGGATAGCGGCCTATGCACTTGAAAAATCCTATAAACTCGTACCGTATAGCTCAATGGAGCAAAAGTATGAGGACTTGAAATTTCTTTCCCGCCAATACAACCAACGAATCTCTTATGTTGCGAAACTGAAAGTTCAGCTCATAGCTCTGCTGGATCAGACGATGCCTGGGATCACAAGAATACTGCCACTGAACAGCAGAAACCCCGAAAAATGTGCGTTGCTGCTCTTTATCAAACGATTCAAGTCCTTTGATGAGATTCAAAGAATTGGAAAGGCGCGCTTCCTGGCATCCTATGACGTCTTGGCGAAAAAGGCTTCAGAACGCAGTGCATCCAGCAAGGGACTTAGTATCTACGAACTCGCTGTTGACAGCATTACCACCCGCGGCGAAGACCCTTACATTTGGCTCTCACAAAATCAATGTGTTGACCTGCTTTCCGCAACACAAAATGCTGCCGACGAAATCATTTCTCAGATGAGAAACATCGCCGAGACAATTCCGGAATACAAGATACTCCGAGCAATGCACGGCGTTGGTGACCGCCTCGGACCGATTATCCTCGCCGAGATCGGTGATGTCCATCGCTTTCACAGCGGTAAGGCATTGAACTCCTATGCCGGCAACGATGCCCCTCCATATCAATCCGGACAATTCGAGAGCAGAAACCGCCACATTTCAAAACGTGGCAGCTCTGCCCTCCGGAAAGCTTGTTACGAGGTAATGCAGGCCCTTAAACTGACAAAACCTCAAGACGACCCCGTGTACCTCTTTATGCTCAAAAAAGAGCAGGAAGGGAAGCCTTTCAATGTAGCCAAGATGGCTGGCGTGAACAAGTTTCTCCGGATCTACTACGCCAGAGCAATGGAGCTCTACAAGTAA
- a CDS encoding YodL domain-containing protein, whose translation MNIAIYQIDPDRDENNVVFLNYENLERFQDPAALRSEIYDKVFEGEVECGTLEEVYQMFNLDHPDGYRGRSLSVSDVVEVVGEEKSTFHFCDSIGFREVDFDPDMTEPLKEKKIKVVLCEPGKVARVAEIGTELSDLQRVVGGLIEPYYPFEEQVCIVCNDEGKYNGMRPCRAIYGEGREMMDIIFGPFFICDCSTPYFGSLNKEQLERYKKQFQNPERFFRVGGEIKAVPYKPEKDHER comes from the coding sequence ATGAACATTGCAATTTATCAGATCGACCCGGACCGGGACGAGAACAATGTGGTCTTCTTGAACTATGAAAATCTGGAGCGCTTTCAGGACCCTGCCGCGCTTCGCAGCGAGATCTACGACAAGGTGTTTGAGGGCGAGGTGGAATGCGGTACCCTGGAAGAAGTGTACCAGATGTTCAACCTTGACCATCCGGACGGATACCGGGGCAGGTCCCTTTCCGTTTCGGATGTGGTTGAGGTCGTAGGTGAGGAAAAATCCACCTTCCATTTCTGCGACAGTATCGGCTTTCGGGAAGTGGATTTTGACCCGGATATGACCGAGCCCCTGAAAGAGAAGAAAATCAAAGTGGTGCTCTGTGAACCGGGCAAGGTTGCCAGAGTCGCAGAGATCGGGACGGAGCTTTCCGATTTGCAGAGGGTGGTCGGCGGGCTGATCGAGCCCTATTATCCCTTTGAAGAGCAGGTCTGCATCGTCTGCAACGACGAGGGCAAGTACAACGGCATGCGGCCCTGCCGCGCCATCTACGGAGAAGGCAGGGAGATGATGGACATTATCTTCGGCCCCTTTTTCATCTGCGATTGCAGCACGCCGTACTTCGGCTCCCTCAACAAGGAACAGTTGGAACGGTATAAGAAGCAGTTTCAGAATCCGGAGCGCTTCTTTCGGGTCGGCGGGGAAATCAAGGCCGTTCCCTATAAGCCCGAAAAAGACCACGAGCGCTGA
- a CDS encoding peptidase E → MKLFLCSHFSSVGSLIKEEIENKKVAFIPTASLREGYTGYVGSARKLFKKLGAIVTEIDISTEAYSTVQSVFGDADVIYFTGGNSFFLIDQLRKTGTDELLKKELAKGKLMIGESAGAIICAPSIQYIEQMDEKPEDYSQEDDAGLDLIDFYVLPHYLTAPFKKVTEKIMTEFSDLNLCPINNRQGIVIGGEGSKVICKD, encoded by the coding sequence ATGAAACTGTTTTTATGTTCGCACTTTTCAAGTGTAGGAAGTCTGATAAAGGAAGAAATTGAAAATAAAAAAGTCGCATTTATTCCAACAGCTTCGCTGCGTGAAGGCTACACCGGTTATGTCGGCTCGGCTCGAAAATTATTCAAAAAGTTGGGAGCAATCGTAACTGAAATTGATATTTCAACGGAGGCTTATTCAACAGTACAGTCTGTTTTTGGAGATGCGGATGTGATATATTTTACCGGCGGAAATTCTTTTTTCCTTATAGACCAGCTCCGTAAAACGGGAACGGATGAGCTGTTGAAGAAAGAATTGGCAAAGGGAAAACTGATGATTGGTGAATCGGCAGGTGCGATTATATGCGCTCCAAGCATCCAATATATCGAGCAAATGGATGAAAAGCCGGAGGACTACTCACAAGAAGATGATGCAGGGCTTGATTTGATTGATTTCTATGTTCTTCCGCATTATCTTACAGCACCATTTAAGAAAGTTACCGAGAAAATAATGACTGAGTTTTCGGATTTGAATCTATGCCCAATTAACAACCGTCAGGGAATTGTAATTGGTGGTGAAGGTTCAAAGGTTATTTGCAAAGACTAA
- a CDS encoding DUF4143 domain-containing protein codes for MYIERQLEKKFIAINEEYACVLLTGPRQVGKSTMLRHLMEGTARAEVSLDDLEERRLAKTDPAMFLKLHPAPVLIDEVQYAPELFSYIKIAVDNGAAPGSYWLTGSQAYRLMELAQESLAGRTAILHMSALSQSELCGAVEVSPFSLELDELQKRKALLSPATPNEIYQRIWDGALPGHRSGKYKDRDVFYSSYIQTYIDRDVTTDIPGVDKVMFADFIRAAACRSGQMLNLHDIAGDVGVSDDTAKRWMKELEKSGIVFFLHPYSNNLLKRTIKTPKMYFFDTGLVSYLTRYSSPEILMNGAINGAILENYVVSEIIKTYSNSAKDCLLHYYRDKNSNEIDLIMESDGQLHPIEIKKSINPPTQITGAFKLLDKASVPRGTGAIICLREALSAIDSSTYIVPVWMI; via the coding sequence ATGTATATTGAGAGACAGCTTGAAAAGAAGTTTATTGCAATCAATGAGGAGTATGCTTGTGTGCTGCTGACCGGTCCGCGTCAGGTGGGAAAATCCACCATGCTGCGGCATCTGATGGAGGGAACGGCACGAGCCGAGGTTTCGCTGGACGATTTGGAGGAGCGCAGACTTGCCAAAACCGATCCTGCAATGTTTTTGAAGCTGCATCCCGCGCCGGTTCTCATCGATGAGGTTCAATATGCACCGGAGCTGTTTTCATATATCAAGATCGCTGTGGATAATGGTGCTGCACCCGGCTCCTATTGGCTGACCGGCTCTCAGGCGTATCGCCTGATGGAGCTGGCACAGGAGTCGCTGGCCGGAAGAACCGCTATTCTCCATATGTCTGCACTGTCGCAATCTGAGCTTTGCGGTGCTGTGGAGGTTTCGCCCTTTTCGTTGGAGCTTGACGAATTGCAGAAGCGCAAGGCGTTGCTTTCCCCCGCCACACCGAATGAGATCTATCAAAGGATTTGGGACGGCGCACTCCCTGGCCACAGGAGCGGCAAGTATAAAGACCGGGATGTGTTTTACAGCAGCTATATTCAGACCTATATCGACCGGGATGTGACCACTGATATTCCCGGTGTGGATAAGGTGATGTTTGCCGACTTCATTCGCGCTGCCGCCTGCAGAAGCGGCCAGATGCTGAACCTGCATGACATCGCCGGAGATGTGGGGGTCAGTGACGATACCGCAAAGCGCTGGATGAAGGAGCTTGAAAAATCCGGGATCGTGTTCTTCCTGCACCCCTACTCCAACAATCTTCTGAAGCGGACGATCAAAACGCCGAAGATGTATTTCTTCGATACAGGGTTGGTCTCCTATCTGACCCGGTACTCAAGCCCCGAAATTTTGATGAATGGCGCAATCAACGGAGCCATCTTAGAAAACTATGTTGTGTCGGAAATTATAAAAACCTACAGCAACAGCGCCAAGGATTGCCTGCTGCATTATTACCGGGATAAGAACAGCAACGAGATCGATCTGATTATGGAGAGCGACGGTCAGCTGCACCCCATCGAAATCAAAAAAAGCATCAACCCGCCCACACAAATTACGGGTGCTTTCAAGCTGCTCGACAAGGCCTCTGTGCCGAGAGGGACAGGCGCGATCATCTGCCTTCGGGAGGCATTGAGCGCAATCGACAGCAGCACATACATTGTCCCTGTGTGGATGATCTGA
- a CDS encoding radical SAM mobile pair protein B yields MAEVIDGILIREVETKNIMTKSSLPVGGYSVNPYVGCTHACKYCYASFMKRFTGHTEEWGTFLDVKHWPEIKNPKKYAGQRVVIGSVTDGYNPQEEQFGNTRKLLEQLIGSDADILICTKSDLVVRDIDLLKKLGRVTVSWSINTLDENFKNDMDSASSIERRIAAMKQVYDAGIRTVCFVSPVFPGITDFEAIFERVKDQCDLFWLENLNLRGGFKKTILDYIAGKYPDLVPLYDEIYNKHNRSYFEALEVKAEEMAKKYDCPFVDNEMPYGRVPQGHPVIVDYFYHEEIRGTENTGKRNR; encoded by the coding sequence ATGGCAGAAGTAATCGATGGAATCCTCATTCGTGAGGTGGAAACAAAGAACATCATGACCAAATCCAGTTTGCCGGTAGGCGGTTATTCGGTCAATCCCTATGTAGGCTGTACACATGCCTGCAAGTATTGCTATGCTTCTTTTATGAAGCGTTTTACCGGACACACGGAGGAATGGGGCACTTTCCTTGATGTGAAGCATTGGCCTGAAATTAAAAATCCGAAGAAATATGCCGGACAGCGGGTGGTTATCGGTTCTGTGACGGATGGCTACAATCCACAGGAGGAGCAATTCGGGAATACCAGAAAACTTCTGGAGCAGCTGATCGGCAGTGACGCAGATATTCTGATCTGCACAAAGTCTGATCTTGTGGTAAGGGATATTGATCTGCTGAAGAAGCTTGGACGAGTGACCGTTTCATGGTCGATCAACACACTGGATGAAAATTTCAAGAACGATATGGACTCTGCTTCGAGCATTGAGCGGCGCATCGCTGCTATGAAGCAAGTATATGATGCAGGTATCCGTACAGTCTGTTTCGTATCTCCGGTATTCCCCGGCATCACGGATTTTGAAGCCATCTTTGAGCGGGTAAAGGATCAGTGCGATCTGTTCTGGCTCGAAAACCTCAATCTTCGGGGCGGCTTCAAGAAGACGATCCTGGATTATATCGCCGGAAAATATCCTGATCTTGTACCGCTTTACGATGAGATCTATAACAAGCATAACCGCAGCTACTTTGAAGCGCTTGAAGTAAAAGCTGAGGAAATGGCTAAGAAGTATGATTGTCCCTTTGTGGATAATGAAATGCCTTATGGCAGAGTCCCACAGGGACATCCGGTGATCGTAGATTATTTCTATCATGAGGAAATCCGTGGGACAGAAAATACCGGAAAAAGAAATCGCTAA
- a CDS encoding radical SAM mobile pair protein A, giving the protein MSICIKDQIQNMNLVIGCTVGCAYCYARNNVKRWHMIDDFADPEFFPGKLKMMEKKRPQNFLLTGMSDLSGWKPEWRDEVFAKIRENPQHQFLFLTKRPDLLDFDTDLENAWFGVTVTRKAELWRIDALRKNIRAKHYHVTFEPLFDDPGTVDLSGINWIVVGTMTGAQSRKIHTEPEWAWSLTDQAHALGIPVFMKEDLVPIIGDENMVQEMPEEFNKVLEVQRSWQK; this is encoded by the coding sequence ATGAGTATTTGTATCAAAGATCAGATTCAGAACATGAATCTCGTCATCGGCTGCACAGTGGGGTGTGCATATTGCTATGCCCGCAACAATGTGAAGCGCTGGCATATGATCGATGACTTCGCTGATCCTGAGTTCTTTCCGGGTAAGCTCAAGATGATGGAAAAGAAACGTCCGCAAAACTTTCTTCTTACCGGCATGAGCGATCTCTCCGGATGGAAGCCGGAATGGAGAGACGAGGTATTTGCAAAGATCCGTGAAAATCCACAGCATCAGTTCTTGTTTCTTACCAAGCGCCCCGATCTGCTGGATTTTGATACCGATCTGGAAAACGCATGGTTTGGTGTTACGGTGACGAGGAAAGCCGAACTGTGGCGTATCGACGCCCTTCGGAAAAACATCAGAGCAAAGCATTACCATGTTACCTTTGAACCGTTATTCGACGATCCCGGTACAGTTGACCTTTCCGGAATCAACTGGATCGTTGTCGGCACTATGACCGGGGCTCAGAGCAGGAAGATTCATACGGAGCCGGAATGGGCATGGTCTCTGACGGATCAGGCACACGCACTCGGCATTCCGGTGTTTATGAAGGAAGACCTTGTCCCTATCATAGGGGATGAAAATATGGTTCAGGAAATGCCGGAGGAATTCAATAAAGTGTTAGAGGTACAGAGATCATGGCAGAAGTAA
- a CDS encoding radical SAM mobile pair system MarR family transcriptional regulator: MKTNGGFLVTKIKQLGDRIFEKILSEKNIDAFNGAQGRILYVLWQEDGISIRSLSVKCGLAITSLTTMLERMEHQGLISRVQSETDKRKTLLFLTEKAHALKGEYDSVSDEMGSIYYKGFSEEEITRFEECLDRIRKNLEEWQKS; encoded by the coding sequence ATGAAAACAAATGGCGGATTTCTTGTCACCAAAATAAAACAACTTGGTGACCGGATTTTTGAGAAGATTCTCAGCGAAAAGAATATTGATGCGTTCAATGGAGCCCAGGGGCGCATTCTTTATGTGCTGTGGCAGGAGGATGGAATCTCGATCAGGTCACTCTCGGTCAAATGCGGATTAGCGATAACATCTCTTACGACGATGCTGGAAAGAATGGAACATCAAGGACTGATAAGCCGTGTTCAGTCTGAAACGGACAAAAGGAAAACACTCCTGTTTCTGACTGAGAAAGCACATGCCTTAAAGGGCGAGTACGATTCTGTATCTGATGAGATGGGCAGCATTTACTACAAGGGTTTTTCAGAGGAAGAAATTACCCGGTTTGAGGAATGCCTCGACCGCATCAGAAAGAATCTTGAGGAGTGGCAGAAGTCATGA
- a CDS encoding ParM/StbA family protein: MKMTDDVIIIGIDSGYGNIKTANCCFPASVSAYDKEPVFKENLLVYESKFYLIGEGHKEFLADKTRDLDYYVLALAAIARELNIRKMTCGKIRIAAGLPLTWVSGQRDEFRDYLLQNKAVDFSFRNVSYHVEIVGVDVFPQSFAAVADRLSDFRGVNMICDIGNGTMNIMFINDKKPVSGNMFTEKYGTHQCLLAVRENVMRAHHTTVDEAIINRVFRFGTADIKEDYLKTITDTATDYVDGIFQRLREHEYNPELMRLYVLGGGSCLIRNFGVYDASRVTINDDICATAKGYEYLAELNARKGISR; this comes from the coding sequence ATGAAGATGACCGACGATGTAATCATAATCGGAATCGACAGCGGCTACGGCAATATCAAAACCGCAAACTGCTGCTTCCCGGCAAGCGTTTCCGCCTATGACAAGGAGCCGGTGTTCAAGGAGAATCTGCTTGTCTATGAAAGCAAGTTCTACCTGATCGGTGAAGGGCACAAGGAGTTCCTTGCGGATAAGACGCGGGATTTGGACTACTATGTGCTGGCGCTTGCGGCCATCGCGCGGGAACTGAATATCCGAAAAATGACCTGCGGCAAAATCAGAATTGCGGCAGGTCTTCCTCTTACTTGGGTCAGTGGTCAGCGGGACGAGTTCAGGGACTATCTCTTGCAGAACAAAGCCGTAGACTTCTCGTTCCGAAATGTCTCCTACCATGTGGAGATTGTAGGCGTGGATGTGTTTCCCCAGAGCTTTGCGGCGGTGGCAGACCGGCTTTCTGACTTTCGGGGCGTAAACATGATCTGCGATATTGGGAACGGCACCATGAATATCATGTTCATCAATGACAAAAAGCCGGTTTCCGGGAATATGTTTACGGAGAAATACGGTACACACCAGTGCCTACTGGCCGTGCGGGAGAATGTCATGCGTGCGCATCACACCACCGTGGACGAGGCGATCATCAACCGGGTGTTCCGCTTCGGTACGGCAGATATTAAGGAGGATTATCTGAAAACCATTACTGACACGGCCACCGATTATGTGGATGGCATTTTTCAGAGACTTCGTGAGCACGAGTATAATCCGGAGCTGATGAGACTGTATGTTCTCGGCGGCGGCAGCTGCCTGATCCGCAACTTCGGTGTGTACGATGCTTCCCGTGTGACCATCAACGATGACATCTGCGCCACGGCGAAGGGGTATGAATATCTCGCAGAGCTAAATGCCCGCAAAGGCATTTCACGATGA
- a CDS encoding DUF3991 and toprim domain-containing protein → MRYIAAEDIAKAKEMDLLTYLRNYEPQELVHVSGNTYCTREHDSLRISNGKWCWFSQGIGGRSALDYLIKVKGISFTQAAEIILGREAEKPPVFYRQKERKHTNLLMPELSETTNRVEKYLQGRGIHPVIIRYCLDNKLLFESADYHNAMFVGYDKDGKARYGALRSTVSSYKGELTGSDKHFSFFLEGKPNAEHIHVFESAIDLLSFATLALLAGRDWKSETYLSLAGVFQTKRENVVPVALSRFLDEHPSVRKIHLHLDNDAVGRGAVKGIVGGLQGRYQVYDEPPSRGKDVNDELKIRVGLMRERKERERT, encoded by the coding sequence ATGCGCTATATTGCAGCGGAGGATATTGCCAAGGCCAAGGAAATGGATCTTTTGACTTACCTCCGCAATTATGAACCGCAGGAGCTTGTCCATGTATCCGGAAACACCTACTGCACCAGAGAGCATGACTCCCTGCGAATCAGCAACGGAAAGTGGTGCTGGTTCTCTCAGGGTATCGGCGGCAGATCGGCGCTGGACTATCTTATTAAGGTGAAGGGCATCTCTTTCACGCAGGCAGCAGAAATTATTCTCGGACGGGAGGCAGAAAAGCCTCCCGTTTTCTATCGCCAGAAGGAACGAAAGCATACGAATTTGCTGATGCCGGAGCTGTCCGAAACAACGAACCGTGTGGAGAAATACCTGCAAGGCCGAGGAATTCACCCGGTTATTATCCGTTATTGCCTGGATAACAAGTTGCTCTTTGAGTCTGCAGATTACCACAATGCGATGTTCGTAGGGTACGACAAGGACGGCAAAGCGAGATATGGCGCTCTGCGCAGCACTGTCAGCAGCTACAAAGGGGAACTGACCGGCAGTGACAAGCACTTCTCTTTTTTCTTGGAGGGAAAGCCGAATGCGGAGCACATTCATGTATTTGAATCCGCCATTGACCTGCTGAGCTTCGCAACCTTGGCGCTGCTTGCCGGGCGCGACTGGAAAAGTGAAACCTATTTGTCTTTAGCCGGTGTGTTTCAGACTAAACGAGAGAATGTTGTGCCGGTGGCCTTGAGTAGATTTCTTGACGAGCACCCATCCGTCCGCAAAATCCATCTGCATTTGGATAACGATGCCGTCGGTCGAGGCGCTGTGAAAGGAATTGTTGGCGGACTGCAAGGAAGGTATCAGGTCTATGACGAGCCGCCCTCCCGTGGGAAAGATGTGAATGACGAGCTGAAAATCCGTGTAGGACTTATGAGAGAAAGAAAGGAGCGGGAACGCACATGA
- a CDS encoding ATP-binding protein — translation MYRIAMEKLLKWKESKRRKPLIIEGARQVGKTWLMKEFGRLYYTDTVYINFDSNSRMAELFASDLDTERLIMGLELYSGRKIDPDHTLLIFDEVQEVPRALSSLKYFYENAPEYHIVCAGSLLGIALHEGTSFPVGKVDFLKLFPLSFKEFLMATGKERYAELLSKQDYPMITSFKQTYIDALKQYYFVGGMPEAVQSFAENKDFNEVREIQKRILAAYEQDFSKHAPNEIVPKIRMLWNSIPSQLARENKKFVYGLVREGARAKDYETAILWLSDCGLVHKISRVNAGGIPLKAYEDLKAFKLFLVDVGLLGCMAGLRQRTLLDGNDLFIEFKGALTEQYVCQQLKTIEDLGVYYYTNDRGSCEIDFIVDAGEQVIPVEVKAETNLRAKSLKTYQEKFTPEIAVRTSMADFKKEDRLVNLPLYAVEQIAEL, via the coding sequence ATGTACCGAATCGCAATGGAAAAGCTACTGAAATGGAAAGAAAGCAAACGGCGGAAGCCGCTGATTATCGAGGGCGCACGGCAAGTCGGAAAAACCTGGCTGATGAAGGAATTCGGGAGGCTCTATTATACCGATACCGTATATATCAACTTCGATTCCAATTCCAGAATGGCTGAGCTGTTTGCCTCTGATTTGGATACAGAGCGTTTGATCATGGGGTTGGAATTGTATTCCGGTCGGAAAATTGATCCCGACCATACACTCTTGATTTTTGATGAGGTACAGGAAGTGCCAAGAGCGCTCAGCTCTCTCAAGTACTTTTACGAAAATGCGCCGGAGTACCACATTGTATGCGCAGGCTCTCTGCTGGGCATTGCCCTGCATGAAGGCACTTCTTTCCCAGTAGGCAAAGTGGACTTTTTGAAGCTATTCCCGCTCTCTTTCAAGGAGTTTTTGATGGCCACCGGCAAGGAACGCTATGCAGAGCTGCTCAGCAAGCAGGATTATCCAATGATCACGAGCTTTAAGCAGACCTACATTGATGCGCTCAAGCAGTATTATTTTGTAGGCGGCATGCCGGAAGCGGTGCAGAGCTTTGCGGAGAACAAGGATTTTAATGAGGTCCGTGAGATACAAAAGAGAATCCTTGCCGCTTATGAGCAGGACTTTTCCAAACACGCACCGAACGAAATCGTTCCCAAGATCCGCATGCTTTGGAACAGCATTCCTTCGCAGTTGGCAAGGGAAAACAAAAAGTTCGTCTATGGCCTCGTTCGAGAAGGCGCAAGAGCCAAGGATTATGAAACGGCGATTCTGTGGCTTTCCGATTGCGGACTGGTTCATAAGATCAGCCGTGTAAACGCTGGCGGAATTCCCCTGAAGGCCTATGAAGACTTAAAGGCATTCAAGCTGTTCCTTGTGGATGTGGGACTGCTTGGGTGTATGGCAGGCCTTCGTCAGCGCACCTTACTGGACGGAAACGACCTCTTTATTGAATTCAAAGGTGCCCTTACGGAGCAGTATGTTTGCCAGCAGCTGAAAACCATTGAGGATCTGGGCGTTTACTACTACACCAATGACAGAGGTTCCTGCGAAATTGACTTCATCGTGGATGCAGGCGAGCAGGTGATTCCGGTAGAGGTGAAGGCTGAAACCAACCTCCGGGCAAAAAGCCTGAAAACCTATCAGGAGAAGTTCACACCCGAAATTGCCGTCCGTACTTCAATGGCGGATTTCAAAAAAGAAGACCGGCTTGTGAATTTGCCGCTGTATGCAGTAGAGCAGATTGCCGAGCTATAA